Within the Pseudonocardia alni genome, the region GTTCGACGTGCCGGTCTGGTCCGCCCCCGTCTCCTACGCGCTGTCCGCGGTCCTGCCCGCCTCGACCACGCTGGTCACCGTCTTCGCCGCGGTGAAGGTGCTGTCCGCGACGGTCTGGCTGATCGTCATCGCGCTCACCCCGACGATGGGTGTGGCCTGGCACCGGTTCACCGCGTTCCCGAACATCTACTTCAAGCGCAACGACGACGGCTACAAGGCCCTCGGCGCGACCCGGCCGATGATGTCGAACGGCAAGCCGCTGGACCTGGAGGAGGCCGACCCCGACACCGACACCTTCGGCGTCGGCAAGGTCGAGGATTTTACCTGGAAGGGCCTGCTCGACTTCACCACCTGCACCGAGTGCGGGCGCTGCCAGTCGCAGTGCCCGGCCTGGAACACCGAGAAGCCGCTGTCGCCGAAGCTGCTGGTCAACGCCCTGCGCGACCACGCCTACGAGAAGGCCCCCTACCTGCTCGCCGGCGGCAGCCGCGACATGGCGGGCGACGAGGTCGGCATCACCGGCGAGGGCGCCGAGGAGCGGCTCAAGGCCATCCCGGTCGACGCCCTGGAGGCCGCGGGCCGGCCGCTGGTCGGCGGTGAGGACGTCCTCGGAGTCATCGACCCCGACATCCTGTGGTCCTGCACCACCTGCGGCGCGTGCGTCGAGCAGTGCCCGGTCGACATCGAGCACGTCGACCACATCATCGACATGCGCCGCTACCAGGTCCTCATCGAGACCGAGTTCCCCACCGAGCTCAACTCGCTGTTCAAGAACCTGGAGAACAAGGGCAACCCCTGGGGCCAGAACGCCAAGGACCGCCTCGAGTGGACCAAGGGCCTCGACTTCGAGGTCCCGGTCGTCGAGAGCGAGCTGGACGCCGAGACCGAGTACTTGTTCTGGATCGGCTGCGCCGGCGCGTTCGACGACGGCCAGAAGAAGACCGTCCGGGCCACCGCGGAGCTGCTGCACCGCGCCGGGGTGAACTTCGCCGTCCTCGGCTCGGGGGAGACCTGCACCGGTGACCCCGCGCGCCGCTCGGGCAACGAGTTCGTGTTCCAGATGCTCGCCCAGCAGAACGTCGAGACCCTCAACACCGTGTTCGAGGGCCGCGAGGCCGGCACCCGCAAGATCGTCACGACCTGCCCGCACTGCCTCAACACCCTGGGCCGGGAGTACCCCCAGCTCGACGGGCACTACGAGGTCGTGCACCACACCCAGCTGCTCAACAAGCTGGTGCGGGACAAGAAGCTGGTCCCGGTGTCGGCCCCGGCGGGCGAGGAGACCGGCCCGGTCACCTACCACGACCCCTGCTACCTCGGGCGGCACAACGAGGTCTACGAGGAGCCCCGCGCGCTGATCAACGCGACCGGAGCGGCCGGAACGACCACGCTCACCGAGATGCCGCGGCACGGCGACCGGTCGATGTGCTGCGGTGCCGGTGGCGCCCGGATGTGGATGGAGGAGCGCATCGGCAAGCGCATCAACTTCACCCGCGCCGAGGAGGCCGCCGAGACCCTCACCGAGGCCGGTGGCGGCTCGGAGCCGTCCGGCACGCTGGCGGTCGGCTGCCCGTTCTGCCGCACGATGATGACCGACGGCGTGAACCAGACCGCCGGTGAGGCCGTTCAGGTCCAGGACGTCTCGCAGATGCTGCTCGCCGCGGTGAAGCGGGGCGACCCGGCCCCGGAGCCCGTCGCGGCCGAGACCACCGCCGAGGAGGCGCCGACGACCGAGACCCCGGCCGTCGCCACTCCGGAGACCGAGGTGGCCGAGGAGTCGGCGAAGCAGGACCCGGCCACCCCGGCCGGGTCGGACGGTGCGTCGAGCACCGGCACCCCGGCGTCGTCGGGGAACGGGAGCGGCAACGGCTCGACCAACGGGTCGTCGCCGGAGCAGGCCGAGCAACAGCGCTCGAACGAGAACTGACCGCACGCACGCACGACGGCCGGGCACCCCGCGGGGTGCCCGGCCGTCGTCGTGGGAACGGGGGTCAGCAGGGGGTGAAGGAGCTGACCTGGAACGTCGACGGCGTGGTCCGGGTGAGCACGACCCGGCCCAGCTGCGGCGCGGCGGCCCCCCAGGCGGAGCGGCAGGCGTCGACGGTGGTGGTGGCGCCGACCGCCACCTCCGGGTCCGGACGCCGGTCCGGGACGGTGACCTGTGCCCCGGCGGGCATCCGCCCGTGCAGGACGGCGACGGCGTCCTCGCAGCCCGCCGCACCCGTCGCGGCGCGGAGCTGGTCGAGCGCGGCGGGTTGGACGAGCCGGCAGACGCGGGCCGGGTTCGGCGAGGCGACCCCGGTGTCCAGCGAGACGAGCGCGAGCTGCGGGCGGGCGACGCCGAGGTCGGTGCGGAACTGCGCGCCGGCCTGCGCGTCGACGCGGGCCTGGTCCTGCCGGATCTCGGCCGAGCGGAACGAGTAGCCGACCCCGGACACCACCAGGAGCACCACGCCGGCGGCGAGCACCGTCCAGCGCGGCAGCAGCAGCGCTCCGGCGACGATCACCCCCACCGACAGGGCCAGCGCCCACGCCCACGGGTTCTCCCGGGTGCCGTTCACCAGGGCCGCGACGAGCACGACCCCGGCGACGTGCGGTGCCCACCCCTGAAGCAGCCGGTCCAGCCGCAGCAGGGCCAGCAGGACCAGGGTGCCGAACCCGAGGCCGACCGGGACCCACCAGCGGCCCGGGTCGTCGAGGAAGGGCAGGAGCAGGATCGCGGCACCCGCGAGACCGAGCGCGGTGGCACCGCGGACGGTGCGGGGGCGCAGGCGGCGCCACGGGGCCCAGGGGTCCCGGTCCGCCGTCCCGCGGTCCGCCTGTGGCGGGTCCGCGGGGGCGGGTGCGGGCCGGCGGGTGAGGGCGCGTGAGCCGGGGTCGGGTTCCGGGGGGGCCACGGGGGACACGACGAGCTCGGTACCGGGGTCCGGCGGGGTGGCGGGCTCGGAACGGCCCGTGCCCTCACCGGCCGCGGTCTCGCCGGCGGCGCCGGGCGCGGGTGTGCCGGAGGCGGGGACGCCACGCCCGATCGGGTCGGGAGCGGCGTCGTCGTACCGGGGCGGGGTGGCGCGGCGGACGCCGCGGTCGGGGCGGCCACTCCGACGGCGGCCGGTGGCCCACGGGTCCGGGGAGCTGCGGTCGGCGTCCATCACCGCCCAGGGTAGCGACGCCGTCACCCCCGACGGCGCGACGAGCTCAGGCCCGCCGGGTGTCGGTGCGGTGGAAGTTGCGGAACGCGCGCGACGGCGTCGGGCCCCGCTGCCCCTGGTAGCGCGACCCGACGCCCTCGGTGCCGTAGGGCCGTTCGGCCGGACTGGACAGCCGGAAGAGGCACAGCTGCCCGATCTTCATCCCCGGCCACAGGGTGATCGGCAGGTTCGCCACGTTGGACAGCTCGAGGGTGATGTGGCCGGTGAAGCCCGGATCGATGAACCCGGCGGTGGAGTGGGTCAGCAGACCCAGACGGCCGAGCGAACTCTTGCCCTCCAGGCGTCCGGCCAGGTCGTCGGGCAGCCCGACGCGCTCGAACGTGGAGCCCAGCACGAACTCGCCGGGGTGCAGCACGAACGACTCGCCGTCCGGCGTCTCCACCGGGGTCGTCAGCTCGTCCTGCTGCTGTGCGGGGTCGATGTGGGTGTAGCGCGAGTTCTGGAAGACGCGGAAGTACCGGTCCAGCCGGACGTCGACACTGGACGGCTGGAGCATCTCGACGTCCCACGGGTCGAGCACGAGCCGGCCGGAGTCGATGTCCTTGCGCAGGTCACCGTCGGAGAGCAGCACGCCGACACCCTATCCAGGGCCCCCGGTCACGCCTCGGAGGACTCCTCGGAGTCCGACTCCACCTCACCGGGGCTGTGCCGGCCGCCGCCGCCGAGGTCGTCGGGCAGCTGCGGCGAGCGGGTCAGCCCGAACATCCAGGCGACGGCCTGCTCTGCGCGGGCGGCCTCGAACCCGTCCGACGCGGCGGCGCGGCGCCCGTGGTCGCCGTCGAGCACCTGCGCCACGGCGGCGGCCGCGTCGTGCGCGGCGATGCTGCGGATCGAGTCGCCGGGCTGCGGCACGTTCGGCCCGTCGACCAGGACCGCGAGGGTACCGAGACCCGGTGCGTCGACGACGAGCTCGTGGTCGTCGCTGACCAGGACGGTCGCCGCGGTGAGCACGGCCAGCTGGTCGGGCAGCGCCGGCTCGGCCACGACCGTCACCCGCGGGTGGGTCCCGAGCGACTGCGCCGCCTCCCCCGCGGCGAGTGCGCCGAACAGCACGATCTCGATCCGCGGGTACCGCTCCAGCAGGTCCGCGATCCCACGCAGGACCGGCGACGACGAGGCCCTCGCCAGGTCGACGACGATCAGCCTGCGGTGCTGGTCGTGCATCCGCTCCAGCGCGTCGACACAGCCCTGGTGCCGGGGGCCGGGCAGCGAGTTGATCGTGTCGCCGATCGTCAGCACGTTCGGGCCGAGCGGACTGCCCAGCGCGGAGCCGCTGGTGGTGAGGAACAGCGACGCGAGCTGGCCGATGACCCGCCGGTGCGCCTCCTGCGGGAACGGGCACAACAGGTCGTCGGTACCCATGCCGGCCTGCATGTGCACGATCGGGATCCGCCGCCAGAACGCGACCGTCGCCGCGACCTCGGCCGCCAGCCCACCACCGTGCACCAGCACCGCGGACGGGTCCTGGTCGACGAGCAGCTGGTCGAGCCGGGTGAACAGCGCTGCGGCGACGTCGGCCATGCCGGGCCCGGTCTCCAGCGGCAGCAGGATCGTGATGTCGGTGGGGACACCGAGTGCCTCGAACGCCTCGTGGACGGACATCGGGTCCGGCCCGGTGGCGACGGTGATCCCACGGATGCGGTCCGCTGCCGCGACGGCCCCGGCGACCGGGGCGAGCCGGGCGACCTCGGGACGGCTGCCGGCGATGAGCAGGACGTCGTGCTCGTGGTCCGGGGGGAACCCGGACACGTCGCCCGACGTCGGGTCGAACACCGTCATCGCAGTCGCCTTCCGGCCGAGGTCTGACCGACGGTGACGAGTGTGCGCGGACCGGGCGGCCGGGTCGAGACACGCGCGCCCGGTGGTCGGATCGTGCGACGACCGGGCAGGGGAGGTCCGTGACAGGTACGCGGATCGTGGTGCTAGGGTGATCTCACGCCATGCGGATGTAGTTCAATGGTAGAACATCAGCTTCCCAAGCTGAATACGCGGGTTCGATTCCCGTCATCCGCTCAGAACACGAAGGCCCAGGTCAGCGGCAGGTTTCCCGCCCGAGCCTGGGCCTTCGTCGTCTCCGGGAACAGTCCCTCGTGCCATTCCGTGCGACGACGGTCCGCGACCGGTGGCGCGTGGCAGTCGCCGTGCGGCCTCATGATCACCGTTTGTGGAGCGCGGGGGCCGTGGAGTGCACTCCGGACTCCACAACCGGTGATCATGGAGTCAGAGCGCGGGCGGTACGTCCCGGCGGGCGGCCCACCAGGTCGCGACCCCGGCCCCGGTGAGCAACGGGACGAGCACCAGCACCGCGGGGCCGGCGAACACCGCGACCACGCCCAGCGCGATCGCCGCGGTCCCCGCGCCGAGGCCGCTGGCCACGGCCAGCGCCGTCGCCCGCTCGCCGATCGGCTCCCCGGCCACCCAGGACAGCGTGCGGGCCACCCCGGCGACGACCACCGCCAGCACGATCCCCACGACCACCGCGGCAGGTGGCAGCGCAGCACCCGCCGCGAGCACGACCGGGATCGCGAGCGCGGTGAGGACGGCGGACAGCAGGGCACGCAGGGACCGCCGCAGCGGCGGTACGGGGGGTGTCACGTCTCCCTATTGTGCAGGGTCTGACCTGCGGTTTCGATGTAACCTGCGCGACCCTCAATAGAGCCGGGCCGCGTAGCCGGCACCGTAGTACTCCTCGATCTTCTCCAGTGGCTCGTCGGGACGGGCGAGCCGCTTGGCGAGCTGCGCGGTGGAGGGCAGCGCGTCCGGCTCGGGCCAGCTCGTCGTCACCCACAGCTCGGAGCGCAGGAACGCCTTGGGACAGTGGAAGTAGATCTGGTCGATCGCGACCTCGCAGGCGAGCAGCGGCCGGCGGCCCTTCACGGCGAGCTCGTCGAAGTACGGCGCGTCCCGGACGAGCCGGGCCCGGCCGTTGATGCGCAGCGTGTCGTTGCGGCCCGGCACCAGGAGGATCACACCGACGTGCGGGTTCTCCAGGACGTTGCGCCAGCCGTCGACGCGGCCGTTGCCGGGGCGCTCGGGGATCGCGACCGTGCGGTTGTCGACGACGTGCACGAAACCGGCCGGGTCACCCTTCGGCGAGACGTCGCAGGTGCCGTCGCGGCCCGACGTCGCCAGCAGCAGGAACCGGGACGCCGCCAGCCAGGCGCGGTGCACGTCCACGAGGTGGTCGCGTTCCTTCGCCAGCGCGGGCGCGATGGGCTGCCCGGTGATCCCCTGCAGCTCGGCGAGGGTACGGATCTCGGTGCCGTGCGCGTCGGAGGTCATGGGTCGACGGTAGGCGCGGACGCGGGCGGGGCCGAGTGGATTCCGGTCACGGGCGTCCGACGACGGGCAGCGCCCACGCCCGCCACGCAACAGGACGGGCCCGTCCGGCAGCGGCGTCCGCTGACGCGGCGCGTACGGCGCGTTCACCGGTGCACCGTCGATCCCTGGGGGCCGTCGCTCCAGGAGATCTTCTTGGCGAAGCAGTCGTCGGAGCCGAAGCCCTGGGCATCGCACCAGGCGTTCGCGCCGGCCGCGGTGGTGAAGGGCTGGGCGACGACCACGACCCAGTAGTCGCTGTTGCGGAAGACCGGCCAGTCGCCGGACCAGACCAGCGCGGCGCCCGGGTACTGCGCGGCGAGGCCGCGGTAGTGGTCGAGGATGCCCTGCTCGTCGTAGGTGATGCCGCCGTCGCTGGTGCCGGCGCGCTTGGAGGACAGCTGCGGGACCCAGTAGCCGGCCGTGGCGGCGACGCGCGGGCTGTCGGCGGCGGCCTGCTCGGTGAGCGACGTCGTCGGCGACGGGCTGTAGCCCGGCACGTAGGTGGTCGGCGGAATCACGACCGGTGCCGCGGCCGGGGCGACCACCACCGGCACCGGCGCGGCCGCCGGGGTCACGGTGGGCGCGGTGCCGGGGAGCAGGTCGGGGCGCAGGACGAGCAGCGCCGCCCCCGCCAGCAGCAGCGTCACCAGCACCAGCGAGGCGACGACCCACGGCGTCCGCGACGGGGCGGGCGCCACCGGACCCCACCCGGCCGGGGCGCCCCAGCCCGGCGCGTAGCCGGTCGGCTGCGGGCCGGCCCAGGCCGACGGGGCCGACGCCGGCGCGGCGGGGCGGTACCGGTCGGCGGGGCGGTACTGCGCCGCCGACGGGTGCTGCACGGCGGTCCGTCCCTGCGGCGCCCGGGCCCCGGCGCCGACCGGCACCGCCCCGGTCCGCGGCCGGGGGACGAGCGCCTGCGCCCGCGGCCGTCCGCACCCCACGCAGAAGTGCAGCGAGCCCAGCAGCTCCGCCCCGCACCGGCACCGCTCCACCATGACGACCCTCCCCGACGACGGCGGCCGGATCCGTCCGACCGTGTTGCCTGCTCATCGCACGCGACACCCTGTCGTTATCGATGATCTTGGTCCGAACGGCGCACTTCATCTCTTGTGATGACGGGGCGAAACGGAGCAGCCCACCGGCCCGACGGGAGGGCGTCGTGGGCGCACCGAGGGCCCGCCGTCGCGGGGACGTGGGGACATGACCAGCACCGTCGAGCGGGGAAACATCGGGCCGGAGCAGCCGTGGTGGGGTGGGCCGCCACTGCGCGTGCCGCAGGCGCCCGCCGGCGTGGGCGGTACACCCGTGACGATCACCGATGCGAACGGCGAGATCGTCGGCGCGGGCGTCCTCGGCGACGGGACGTCCGGCGCGGGGACGAGCTGGTCGGGCTACTCCTCGACGTGCACATTCTCGTTCTCGATCGACGACGTCGCCGCCCGGGACGACTTCTACCGGATCGCTGTGGGCAGCGGCGCGACCGGCGGCGTGCCGTTCTCCCGCGCCCAGCTGGAGGACGGGCCCGTCAGCATCACCTGCCAACCCAGGACGGGCGTCATCCCCGGCTCCCGCCCGGTGGCGGCGAGTGCGAGGGCGGCGTCGTCCCCCCACCCCGCGACGACGTCGGGACCGGCCAGCCGGGTCACCGTCTCCCGCACCACCGCGAGCCCCGACGCGGGCGGGGCCGGTGCGTGCGGCAACGCGACGGTCATGTCCAGGTGGTGCACCACGACCTCGACGACCCAGGTGCCGACGAAGTCCCCGACGTCGAGGACGTGCCCCTGGAACTCCAGCCGGTACGGCCCGTCCAGGTCCGCGACGAGCCGGCGCAGGCCGCGCAGCGTCATCGCGACGTGCGCGATCTGCCCGGTCGGGCGGGCGTAGGCGGCCGCGACGGCGCGGGCGAAGCGCTCGTGCGCCCAGCCCGGCAGCTCGGGCCCGGGAAACGCGGTCCAGTAGGTCGCGAGGTCGGCGTCGGCGGGCCGGTCGGTGCGGGCGGGGAACCCGGCGAGCATCTCGACCAGGCCCAGGTGCAGGTGCGCGAGGACGTCCGCGGCGAGCCAGCCGTGACAGCGGCTGCGGGCGTGCAGGTCGGTGTCGTCGACGTGGTCGAGCAACGCGGACAGCCCGTCGAGCGCGGCGAGGAACGCCGGGCGCGCCACGTCGAGCGGGTAGGCCGTCACAGCAGGTCCGCACCGGACCGCGACGCCGGCTGCTCCCCGGCCGCGGCCATCTCCTCGGCCACCCGCATCAGCTCGGTGTTGACCGGGGTCGCGATCCGGTGCGCCGCGCCCAGGGCCACGATCTCGCCGTTGAGGTAGCGGGCCTCGATGGAGCCGGTCCCGCGCTGCAGGCTCTGCCACGACGACGAGCCCCGTCGCGTCGCCCCTGCGACCGGCCGCTCGGTGATGGTGCCCTCCCGGCGGACGCGGTCGTCGTCGCCGGTCCGGGCGGTGATCCCGGCCGCGTCCAGGACGGCGCGGCCCTCCGCGGTCACGGCCTCGACGAGGCGGGGCGCGTCGGGGTCGTCGAGCCCGCAGACCGCGTCGACGGCGTTGGCCAGGTTCGTGAGCAGCTTGCCGTACTTCGCGGCCATCACGTCCGGGTCGGCGCGGGAGGAGAACCCGGCCACGGTGAGATCGGCGACGATCGCCTCCGTGGTGGCGTCGACACCGGAGGGGAACCGGCCGACGTCGAGCACGCCGGGGACCGGCGACGACGACGCGACGACCACCCCCGGCTCGTAGTGCTCGGCGGGCAGGATCACCAGCATCGCCTGCACCCGGTCCGTGCGGCGGGCGGCGAGCCGCTCGTTGGCGACGCCGTTCTGCGCGCACACCACGGTGATACCGGGGGCCGCCTCGAGCAGCGCGGCCAACGGCGGCGGGGTGTCCTGCGACTTCACGGCGAGGATAGCGACGTCGTCGGGGGTGGGCCGGGCCTCGCCGACCGTGCCCACGGCCTCCACCGGATGGGTGGTCGACCCGTCCGGGGTGTCGAGGCGCAGCCCGCGCTCGCGGATCGCGTCGAGGTGCGCGCCCCGGGCGACGACCACGACCTCCCGCCCGGCCGCGTGGAGTCGCGCCGCGATCGTCCCGCCGACGGCCCCTGCCCCGATCACCACGTAGCGCACGACGACGATGGTGGCTCAGCCGTCACGCCGGCGCACGACCGACGGCGGGGCCTTCCGCCGCCACGCCTCCTCGACGAGCTCAGCGAGCTGCCCCGCGTCGACCCGGTCGAGGTCGACGAGGATCGAGCCGTGGCCGTCGTAGTGCGGGGTCGTGAAGTACGCCGGGTCGCCCGACGCGAGCAGCGCCTCCTTCTCCTCGAGCGAGCACATCAGCACCAGCCCGCCCTCGGCCTCGGTGCGCAGCCGGGCGAAGCCCGTGCCACGGACCTTCAACGACGGCGTCCGGTACCAGGTCGACTCCTCGACCTCCGGCAGCCCGGACCCGATCCGCACCACGTCGTCCCAGCTCGGCATGGGGCCATGGTGCCCGCGGCGGGCGCTGCCCGTCGTGGAGGAATCAGACCAGGTGGGCCGCGAGGAACCGGTCGACGGCGGCCCGGCCGTCGGCGACGTGCGGCTCGACCTTCCACTGCTCGACCAGCTCCGCGCCCGGCGCGAGCCCGGCGAGACGGCGCGACACGGGTTCCGGGTGGAAGTCGTCGATCCCCATCAGCACCAGCCACGGCGTCGCGACGTGGGCGAGCGCCTCGTCGGGAACGGAGTACAGCATCCCGCCGCCGCCCCACATGTTCGTGCGGAACGCGGCCCAGTCGTCGTCGGGGACCCCGGGGTGGTCGGCCTCGATCCCGGCGCGCCACTCGTCGAACTTCCCCTCGAACAGGTGCTGGTTGTCGGCGCGGCCGATGGGCTGCAGCGCGACCGCGGCCCGGACGCGTTGCGGCGCGGTGACCAGCAGGTTCGCGATGAAGGCGCCGCCGATGCACATGCCGAGCACCGCGCACTCGTCGACGCCGAGGTGGTCGAGCAGGGCGAGCTGGTCGGCGGTGTAGGTGTCCCAGCCGTCGCTGCCGTGGACCTCGGCGACCGAGGACCCGGCGTTGCGCTGGTCCATCGCGATGACGCGGTACCGCTGCGCGAGGTGGGTGACCGGGTCCCAGGGGGCGTTGCCCCAGGCCGCGATCGTCGAGTTCATGCCGCCCGGCGCCAGCAGCAGGACCGGGAACCCCGTGCCGTGCTCCTCGTAGTGCAGGGTCACACCGGGGCGCTCGAAGGAGGGCATGGCCCGAAACTAGGCCACCCGCGGGGGAGTCCGCTTCTCCGGACGGCGCCGCGCCAGGATCGAGGTGCCGTAGACGACGAGTGCCAGCCCGAGCAGCAGCAGCCACCACAGACCGGGGCGGACGGTGTCGTCGAGCAGGGTGATGCCGACCAGACCGGGAACGACGACCTGGGTGACCATGTACAGCGCGGTGACCGTGGAGACGTCGCCGAGCTGCAGCGCGCGGGCGTAGTTGTACAGGCCGGTCAGGGCCATCCCGACCAGGATGTACACGAGCGGCTCGCGCAGCAGGCTCCCCAGGTCCACACCGTCGGAGACGTGCATCGCGCGGATGCAGACCGAGCCGCCGCCCAGCCCGAGCCCGGCGAGCACCGCCGACGGCCACGGCTTGGTCGAGTTCGCGATCGCCAGCGTCACCCCCATGATCGCGACGAGCGCCGCGATCAGGACGGCGACGGTCGTACCGTGGCCGGTCAGGGCCTGCTTGCGCTCGGTCCCCGCGCTGCCGGCGACGAACGCGAGCCCGAGCATGCTGGCGCCGATGGCGAGCCGGTGCACCGGCCGCAGCCACTCGCCGCGGAAGTAGCGGGCGTACAGGGCGGTCATCGCGATGGCCCCGGCGAGCGTCGCCTGCACCGCGAAGATGGGGATGAACTGCAGCGCGACGACCATGCAGAGCCAGGTGACGATGTCCATCGCGATCCCGCCGAGGAACCGGGGGCGGGCCAGGACGGCGCTGGTGCGCCCGCCCTGGTCGGCCGCGTCGGCCTGGAGGATGGCGGCGACGGTGCTGCAGAGCATCGCGAACACCGCGAAGAGCATGCCGATCAGCACGGGCGAGCCCGGGTCAGGGCACGGGCGGCATGCGGGGTGATCGACACCGGCCGATTGTGACGTACCGCTACCGGGTGCCGGCCGGGCGGGCGTCCGACGGAGCGGGCCGCTGCTCGGGCAGCGCCGCGGGCATCTCGAAGAAGCCGCTCATCAGCCCGCTGCCGGGCTGCTCGTCACGTGTACCGGCGGCGGCCTGCCAGGGGGACGTGCCGCCCTGGGTCGCACGGCGCTGCGCCAGCAGGGCCCGCGGGCGCTCGGTGAGGACAAGGATGCCGACCGTGAGGGCCACCCCCACCAGCAGCGGCCCTCCGACCACCAGGATGGGCCAGCCCACCACGACATAGGCGAGCACCAATGCACCCGCCGCCATGCCGATGACCGCCCCCGCCAACCGCGTCACCACGCGCCCCTCTCACACCGTGCCCGAACCGGGACGACCAGTGTTTTACCACGTCGGAGGGGGTGGACAGGGGCGACGCGACGCGGTGGTGGTCACACCTTCGGGCACGGCCGTATCGCATGGTGCATGGGGCCGAGCCGGCGTGGGGGCTCCCGTGTCCACGCCGGCCCGGCGGTCCGAATCATCCCGCCCCGGGGTCCGGGCGGGACGGGGTGGGGGTCACTCGGCGCTGTCGTCGCAGCGCAGAGGGTGATCGGTGACCGATTCCCTGTCCCACAGGAAGATCACGCAACCGCACCCGCGGCCGGGGTGGTCGACGTCGGCGCGGGGGCCGTGGTCGTCGGGTCCGGGACCGGGGTGGTCGGGTCGGTGGCGGGCGGGGTGGTGACCGGCGGCGTGGTGACCGGCGGGGTGCTGGTCGAGCCCTCCTTCGCCGGGGTCGTCGGCGCCGGGGTGGTCGGCTTCACCGGGGTCGTCGGCGCCGGAACCGGAGCCGGGCCCGGAGCCACCGGAGCGGGAGCCGGGGGGACGGCCGCGACCGGAGCGGCGGCACCGGCGGCGGGGCGGGCCGCCGTACCCCCGGTGGCCGCGCCACCCGAGGCACCGGCGCCACCGGCGGCGGCGTGCCTCCCGCCCACGGGGGCGCCCGCGGCCGGACCGGCGGCGACGCCGGCGGCCGGGGCGGCGCCCGGGGCGACCGGGGCCGGCGCGACGGCGGGTGAGCTCAGCACGGGCGCCGCGCTCAGCTCACCGATCCCGGGGCTCGTCGTGGGCCAGAACAGCAGCGCACCCGCGATGGCAGCGGCACCGGCGAGACCACCGGCACCGACCACCAGGCGCTGCCGGGTGACCGTGGCGCGACGGGCGGTGGCCGGGGCGTCCCGGGTGACCAGGGTGTCCGGGGCGGGCCGCTCCGGGCGGACGGCGGACGGCGCGGGCGGCTGTCCGGCCCCGAGGACCGAGGTCCGTGCGGGGGCGGGGGGCGGCGCCGTACGGGGGCGGGGGACCGCGGTCAGCGGGCCGGTCGGCGGCTCCGGGTCGAGCAGCGCGACGGCCGTGGCGGCCGCGGCGGGCCGCTCGGTCCGCGCGGTCCGCTCCCGCTCACCGCGGGTCGGCCACGCCGGCGCGTTGCGGTCGGTCATGCCGGTGCGGTCGGTGCGCTCGGTGGCCTCCGGCCCGGGCCGGTCCCACGGGCTGCGCCCGGCCGGGTCGACGGGCTCGCGGGGCGCGGGGACACCGGTCAGCGGTGCCATCCGCACACCGGGCCAGGAGGTCCCGGCCCCCGGTGCGACGGCCAGTGCGGCACCGCGGGCGGCGTCGGCCACCGGGTCCGCGACGACGGCGACCGGGCGGCCCAGCGCCGCCGAGACCGCCTGCACCACGACCGGCATCCGCGCGGCACCGCCGGCGAGCAGCACCTCGGCGTCGGGGGCGGCGGCGACGACGTCCTGCACCAGGTCGGCGACCGGCTCGAGCAGCGGGCGGGTGAGCTCGTCGAGGTCGGAGCGATGGATCCTCACCGCGGTCAGCAGGCCGGGCATCTCCACCCGGACGGTCGCGACGGTGTCCCGGGACAACAGCTGCTTGGCGGCGCGGCACTCGTCCCGCAGGGCGGTCA harbors:
- a CDS encoding ketopantoate reductase family protein, translating into MRYVVIGAGAVGGTIAARLHAAGREVVVVARGAHLDAIRERGLRLDTPDGSTTHPVEAVGTVGEARPTPDDVAILAVKSQDTPPPLAALLEAAPGITVVCAQNGVANERLAARRTDRVQAMLVILPAEHYEPGVVVASSSPVPGVLDVGRFPSGVDATTEAIVADLTVAGFSSRADPDVMAAKYGKLLTNLANAVDAVCGLDDPDAPRLVEAVTAEGRAVLDAAGITARTGDDDRVRREGTITERPVAGATRRGSSSWQSLQRGTGSIEARYLNGEIVALGAAHRIATPVNTELMRVAEEMAAAGEQPASRSGADLL
- a CDS encoding MmcQ/YjbR family DNA-binding protein, which codes for MPSWDDVVRIGSGLPEVEESTWYRTPSLKVRGTGFARLRTEAEGGLVLMCSLEEKEALLASGDPAYFTTPHYDGHGSILVDLDRVDAGQLAELVEEAWRRKAPPSVVRRRDG
- a CDS encoding alpha/beta fold hydrolase, which encodes MPSFERPGVTLHYEEHGTGFPVLLLAPGGMNSTIAAWGNAPWDPVTHLAQRYRVIAMDQRNAGSSVAEVHGSDGWDTYTADQLALLDHLGVDECAVLGMCIGGAFIANLLVTAPQRVRAAVALQPIGRADNQHLFEGKFDEWRAGIEADHPGVPDDDWAAFRTNMWGGGGMLYSVPDEALAHVATPWLVLMGIDDFHPEPVSRRLAGLAPGAELVEQWKVEPHVADGRAAVDRFLAAHLV
- a CDS encoding Hsp70 family protein produces the protein MSYLLGIDLGATSVTAAVLRTGGAAEPVRLGGRDGSDVLPAVLVATPGGDLLCGEPARRRAPAEPDRVARGFLDRVGDPTPLSLGGYAYAAEDLCARLVRVLVDEVSTRHGGPPSRIGVTCPVGWGRHKRDLLAAALRRRGLTVSLVTAPQAVALAHRAVVPAGGPLAVVDLGGNGTTATVLAAAAPGVLPDAVGRTLSCRTGGADVDDAVFAFVRSSSPATAAAFDALDPDDPRTVAALTALRDECRAAKQLLSRDTVATVRVEMPGLLTAVRIHRSDLDELTRPLLEPVADLVQDVVAAAPDAEVLLAGGAARMPVVVQAVSAALGRPVAVVADPVADAARGAALAVAPGAGTSWPGVRMAPLTGVPAPREPVDPAGRSPWDRPGPEATERTDRTGMTDRNAPAWPTRGERERTARTERPAAAATAVALLDPEPPTGPLTAVPRPRTAPPPAPARTSVLGAGQPPAPSAVRPERPAPDTLVTRDAPATARRATVTRQRLVVGAGGLAGAAAIAGALLFWPTTSPGIGELSAAPVLSSPAVAPAPVAPGAAPAAGVAAGPAAGAPVGGRHAAAGGAGASGGAATGGTAARPAAGAAAPVAAVPPAPAPVAPGPAPVPAPTTPVKPTTPAPTTPAKEGSTSTPPVTTPPVTTPPATDPTTPVPDPTTTAPAPTSTTPAAGAVA